The Ziziphus jujuba cultivar Dongzao chromosome 7, ASM3175591v1 genome includes a region encoding these proteins:
- the LOC107425525 gene encoding WAT1-related protein At5g64700, with protein sequence MEAKGTEGKKPYLVVILIQVIYAGMVLFMKAAFNGGMNTFIFVFYRQAAATIIITPLAVFFEWKSAPPMTFLTFIKMFFLSFFGIALSLDICGVALDYTSATLVAATTNSLPVITFILAVLLSMEVLRLRTAPGIAKVIGMLFCIAGVVNLAFVKGPHFKIPLHLNLFGHHDIQQHHVGSSRTWVKGCFLMLLSNTLWGFWLVVQGQVTKNYPPKLLFTAFQCLFSSVQTFAIAIALERDLSQWKLGWNLRLLAVAYCGFVVSGVTYYLQTWVIEKKGPVFLSMSTPLSLIITMFFSAIFLGEIISMGSLLGGLLLVGGLYWVLWAKSREEQINKRSSDVVEVQKDGSELKEIVTTNSSPALFGVA encoded by the exons ATGGAAGCAAAAGGAACGGAAGGAAAAAAACCTTATTTAGTTGTGATTCTCATACAAGTAATCTATGCTGGAATGGTGTTGTTCATGAAGGCCGCCTTCAATGGCGGAATGAACACCTTCATCTTTGTTTTCTATAGACAGGCTGCTGCTACTATCATCATAACCCCTCTTGCTGTGTTCTTTGAatg GAAAAGTGCACCACCAATGACATTTTTAACCTTCATCAAGATGttctttctctccttttttgG GATTGCTTTGAGCTTGGATATATGTGGAGTTGCACTTGATTATACCTCCGCAACTCTTGTTGCTGCAACTACGAATTCTCTTCCTGTCATTACTTTCATATTGGCAGTTTTGCTCAG TATGGAAGTGTTGAGGTTGAGAACAGCCCCGGGAATAGCAAAGGTAATAGGTATGTTATTCTGCATAGCAGGAGTAGTGAACCTGGCATTTGTGAAGGGTCCCCATTTCAAAATCCCATTGCATCTTAATCTTTTTGGTCACCATGACATCCAACAACACCACGTTGGTTCTAGCAGAACTTGGGTTAAAGGTTGCTTCCTCATGCTCCTTTCCAACACCTTATGGGGCTTCTGGCTTGTAGTGCAG GGACAAGTCACGAAAAACTATCCTCCAAAGCTTCTGTTTACAGCTTTTCAATGCCTTTTCAGCTCCGTTCAGACGTTTGCCATTGCCATTGCTTTGGAAAGAGACCTTTCTCAATGGAAGCTTGGATGGAATCTCAGACTACTTGCAGTAGCTTACTGT GGATTTGTCGTTAGTGGGGTCACATACTACTTACAAACATGGGTTATTGAGAAGAAGGGACCTGTTTTTCTCTCCATGTCTACACCATTGTCTTTAATCATTACAATGTTCTTTTCAGCAATTTTCTTGGGGGAGATCATTAGTATGGGAAG TCTCTTAGGTGGGTTACTTCTGGTTGGAGGACTTTACTGGGTATTATGGGCAAAGAGCAGAgaggaacaaataaataaaaggagctCTGATGTAGTTGAAGTTCAGAAAGATGGTTCGGAATTGAAAGAAATAGTGACAACCAATAGTAGTCCAGCATTGTTTGGTGTAGCATAA
- the LOC107425523 gene encoding protein FAR-RED ELONGATED HYPOCOTYL 3-like produces MVRSKNMGNCSAIGLQGISRTAQIAFCHTWQLNDLQYEANNHHAGDVEISLLSCSNDVDDVYIPQVSENLKPMVGQEFLSIDEALEFYIKYSKEAGFSVRSNSSKRRKGTNEVIRKEVVCYKEGESSKRGGEKKRCRGITRDNFKAKLVVVMSKMGKYVISFLATNVPTHQQISILDFEAESIENIGCMKKDIYNYEAKLRNEMRGQDAELLKEYLLIEQERDPSFMFDDEYKLKRCFWSDLVCRRAYGCFGDVVVFDTTYDTNCIFYKEFQYCIWESECPEEFERKWASIIKKANLHDIEWLKSIFELRSRWVPVYVNHVFSPGMSSSQRAENSHAFVKRYFSKKNLLMDFILRFNKAPAHQSHEDLGADHVDINKKPVLKLPLEMEKQMAEIYTCKIFYRFQDELWHSLVTTPQIVSENDTHKMYTIQNCPNGGVPRFREITYDKVLDYASCSCKKFKSEGIPCRHILAILLLFGNIPLPNQYIMKKWTRVAKSQIIYDKEDLEITGKGGSMLTWRSKLQKLFLELVDNIMSNEEAAVIVNDALQSLVDKFKSVAGSTKSGGIFEKGSNVNDTILKDPSQVRAKGCERRLKGGKEKATNAAKYRGRRCNGRGKIDQAHNKRNCPVLNNR; encoded by the exons ATGGTGCGGTCCAAAAACATGGGAAATTGCTCAGCCATCGGATTACAAGGAATCTCGCGAACGGCTCAGATTGCTTTTTGTCACAC ATGGCAACTGAATGATTTACAGTATGAAGCAAATAATCATCATGCTGGCGATGTAGAAATATCCCTACTATCATGCTCTAATGACGTTGATGATGTTTACATTCCCCAAGTGTCGGAAAACTTAAAACCAATGGTTGGACAAGAGTTTCTATCGATAGATGAGGCACTTGAGTTTTACATTAAGTATTCAAAAGAGGCGGGATTTAGTGTTCGTAGCAATTCCAGTAAGAGACGTAAAGGTACCAATGAAGTTATAAGGAAAGAAGTCGTTTGTTATAAAGAAGGAGAATCTTCTAAAAGGGGCGGTGAGAAAAAAAGGTGTCGGGGGATAACAAGAGATAATTTTAAGGCAAAATTAGTCGTGGTTATGTCCAAAATGGGGAAATACGTCATTAGT TTTTTAGCAACAAACGTGCCAACTCACCAACAAATAAGTATTCTTGACTTTGAAGCTGAGAGTATAGAGAATATTGGGTGTATGAAGAAGGATATTTATAACTACGAAGCTAAGTTGCGTAATGAAATGCGGGGACAAGATGCAGAactattgaaggaatatttgcTAATAGAGCAAGAAAGGGATCCATCATTTATGTTTGATGATGAATATAAATTGAAGCGTTGTTTTTGGTCTGATTTGGTTTGTAGAAGAGCTTATGGATGTTTTGGTGATGTAGTGGTATTTGATACAACTTACGACACTAATTG TATTTTTTACAAGGAGTTCCAGTACTGCATTTGGGAATCAGAATGTCCggaagagtttgaaagaaaatgggcTTCTATCATCAAAAAGGCGAACCTACATGATATTGAATGgttaaagtcaatatttgaaCTACGTTCAAGATGGGTGCCGGTATATGTTAATCATGTATTCTCACCTGGAATGTCAAGTAGCCAACGTGCAGAAAACTCTCATGCATTTGTCAAGAGGTACTTTTCgaagaaaaatttattgatggattttatacttCGATTTAATAAGGCACCTGCACATCAAAGTCACGAAGACTTAGGTGCTGATCATGTTGATATTAATAAGAAGCCTGTTTTGAAACTGCCATTGGAAATGGAGAAGCAAATGGCTGAGATATACACATGCAAGATTTTTTATAGGTTTCAAGATGAGTTGTGGCATAGCTTAGTAACAACGCCACAAATTGTTAGTGAAAATGATACACATAAAATGTATACAATCCAAAATTGTCCAAATGGAGGTGTTCCAAGGTTTCGAGAAATTACTTATGATAAAGTTTTGGACTATGCATCGTGTAGCTGTAAAAAGTTTAAGAGTGAAGGGATTCCATGTAGACATATTTTGGCAATTTTGTTACTCTTTGGTAATATTCCTCTACCgaatcaatatataatgaaaaagtGGACTAGAGTTGCAAAATCTCAAATAATATACGACAAGGAGGATTTAGAGATAACTGGAAAAGGTGGTTCAATGTTAACGTGGCGAAGTAAACTACAAAAACTTTTCTTAGAACTCGTTGATAACATCATGTCAAATGAAGAGGCAGCTGTAATTGTGAATGATGCTCTGCAAAGTttggttgataagtttaaatccGTAGCTGGTAGCACAAAGAGTGGAGGCATTTTTGAAAAAGGTAGTAATGTTAATGACACAATTCTGAAAGACCCATCTCAGGTGAGGGCAAAGGGATGTGAAAGGAGATTAAAAGGGGGGAAAGAGAAGGCAACAAATGCTGCTAAGTATAGAGGTCGACGTTGCAATGGACGTGGAAAAATTGACCAAGCACACAACAAAAGAAATTGTCCAGTCCTTAACAATCGGTGA